GCACCGTTCGGGAGGGCTAACACGCCGCCTTGCGCAGGTTGAAACCGGCGCAATGAACCAATGCACCTTTGACGCCATTGGATTCAAATTTAACCTTTCTTAGCAAGTCTCTGTTAGCAATTCAAAATAGGCAGTTTTCCATACCGAAAACATCGCCGTTGATCTTTTTTTGCGTGCAGGTTCTTATGCGTTCATCGGCTGTATCAGCAATTCTCCTCGCCGCCGTGATCCTGTCGGGATGCTCCACGAGCTCTGGCGCCGAAGACGTGCTCACCCCTGTACCGTCCAAGGAAACCACAAACGCCATCGCGAAGCCGAGCGGTCCGATACCGGCCGCCGCCGTTGGCGACGCCGCCCCGCAGGCAAGCCCGCCGCAGGAAGCATTGAGCTGGACGGGACCGGTTCCGGAACCTCAGGCGCTGGTGCCGGCGGAAAGACCGGTCGGCATGCCGATGCCGACGGAAAGGCCGGTTGCGATGTTGATGCCCGCCAATCCGGGGATTGACCCGGATCCAGGCCCGAAATCACCGACACGCTCGCGGATTTATAGCCACCGCTTCCGCGACGCCAAGCCCATCAACTTCGGCAGGACGTCACCGCGTAAACTTGCCGTGCATGGCGTCGACGTCTCGCGCTGGCAGGGCGAGATCGATTGGGAAACTCTCAGGCAGCAGGGGGCGAACTTCGTCTACATCAAGGCGACGGATGGCGGCGATCACCTCGATCCGATGTTCAGGAAGAACTGGCGCCGCGCCAAGGAAGCCGGCCTGAAACACGGCGCCTATCACTTCTTCTACTGGTGCCGGACGGCCGGCGAACAGGCCGACTGGTTCATCCGCAACGTTCCGAAGGAAGCCAACGCGCTTCCGCCGGTAATCGATGTCGAGTGGAACGGCGAATCGAGCTGCAAGCGGCGCATTTCCCCCGCCCGCGTCCGGGAAAAGATGCAAGTCTTCATGGACAAGCTCGAGCGTCATTACGGTCAGCGCCCGATCATCTACACGGCACCGGATTTCTACCGCGACAATTTAAAGGGCCAGATGCTCGACTATCCCTTCTGGCTGCGCTCGGTCGCCGCCCACCCCTCCAAGGTCTATCCCGGCCGCAAGTGGCTGTTCTGGCAATATTCCGGCTCCGGCCTCTCCGACGGCGTCGACGGCAAGATCGACCTCAACGTCTTCAACGGCAGCGAAAGCGACTGGCACGATTGGGTGGCGTCGCGATAGCAAAGGCCTTTCGCGCCAATCCGAAACAGGCGGAACGGCGGAAAGCCCACCCCGTAGGCCTTTGCTAACGCAACGCCTTCAGCATTCCCTAAATGCTCGGAGGTAAAAGGGGATCATCCAGTTCTGGGAAACGGCTGATGAGCATATCCGGCATTACCAACATTGCTCTTTCGGGCGTGCGGGCACAGACAACGCGGGTCGGCGCGATCGCCAACAACGTCGCAAATAGCAGCACGCCTGACTACGCAAGGCTGAACACCAGCCTCACCACTGTCGCATCAGGCGGCGTCCAGGCGACCGGCAACCCGACGGCGTCGGACGTCGACCCGGCCACCGAACTGACCAACCTTCTCGAAGCCGAACAGAGCTACAAGGCGAACGCCACGGTCTTCGAGACCGGCGCCGACATGTGGGAAATGCTGATGAGCATTAAGCGCGACTGAGTGCGACTCTCAAAAATCGTCGCGCTGTTGTAAATCTGCTTTGCATCGGACCTCGATCTGCCGATAGCGCCGCTGACACATCATCTCAGGAAGAATTCCACTTGCGCCGCACTACCCTATCAATTCTTCTGAAT
This DNA window, taken from Rhizobium etli CFN 42, encodes the following:
- a CDS encoding glycoside hydrolase family 25 protein, which produces MRSSAVSAILLAAVILSGCSTSSGAEDVLTPVPSKETTNAIAKPSGPIPAAAVGDAAPQASPPQEALSWTGPVPEPQALVPAERPVGMPMPTERPVAMLMPANPGIDPDPGPKSPTRSRIYSHRFRDAKPINFGRTSPRKLAVHGVDVSRWQGEIDWETLRQQGANFVYIKATDGGDHLDPMFRKNWRRAKEAGLKHGAYHFFYWCRTAGEQADWFIRNVPKEANALPPVIDVEWNGESSCKRRISPARVREKMQVFMDKLERHYGQRPIIYTAPDFYRDNLKGQMLDYPFWLRSVAAHPSKVYPGRKWLFWQYSGSGLSDGVDGKIDLNVFNGSESDWHDWVASR
- a CDS encoding flagellar basal body rod C-terminal domain-containing protein; its protein translation is MSISGITNIALSGVRAQTTRVGAIANNVANSSTPDYARLNTSLTTVASGGVQATGNPTASDVDPATELTNLLEAEQSYKANATVFETGADMWEMLMSIKRD